The uncultured Bacteroides sp. genome includes the window AGTGATTTATTAAAATGCCCCAACGCCTCTGCATCAAAAGTTGCACTAACGCTTCCCTTAGCTCCCGGTTTAATAGGAGTCTTCGTCCAATCAGCAACAGTACATCCGCACGAAGTAGTGATGTTAGTCAACACTAACGGTTGATTCCCTGTATTCGTTATGGTATATTGAGCTGTAACAGGTTGTTTCCAAGCCACCTGCCCAAAATTATGCGTCTCTTTGTTTGAAGAAATATGAGGTTGACCCAAAACAGTTAAGGTGAAAACAAAAAAGAAAAATATAGAGGCAAAACAGGCTTTCATCGTTTTTATTTTTAATGATATAAGTTCAATGCACAAAAATAGCCCTTTTTAGTGAATTAGAGCCAATGAAATAGAGGTTAATTTTTAACCTCTATTTTAGTAGACAATGAATGAGATACATATTCAGGAGCATATGCAGATTGAATAGTAGCTAAGCCTGACTCATACACACCAGCTCTATCGACTATATATTCGCACTCTAAAACATATACTCCTTTCTTTAAAGAATCAAAAAAGAAATTTGTAGAAGCATCTTTTATAGATGTATAATAGCCTAAGCCTGAACTCCAATGATACTTTGAGATAGAATTAAGAGGCTCGAAACATGAAGGTCGTTGGTCCTTTAACTGCACAAAATTCATCGCACGATCAAGGCGTATAGTGAGACGAACCACTACTTTGTCTCCTACCGATAAGGCTTCTCTGGGAGATAATAAATGTAGTTGAGCTTGATGGTTTATTACTTGCTTAAGGTACAGTTGTTTCTCCACAAGCAATTCTTTGCCATGTTCTCTTACTTTATCTAAATCTTCGCGATACTGAGCATATACACTTCCCCAAGCAATTCCTTTACCTAAATTGGTTATTTTAATATCAGGTAACTTCTCTATAAGAGACGCATCCGTAATAACCTTCTTTACATAACCTACCCCCTGATCTTCAGATGGAGAGGCAATCATTCTATCTCCAAAATAGATTGTTGCCCCAGCATCATTACTTAACAAATCAGAAGAACGATAAAGTAACGCATATACAGCATTTACAGTAGCTATAGGCGAATTCCACTGTTGAGTTTGTTTCTGTTTCAAGAGCCATAATTTCATCTTTTCAACCGAGAGCGTGTCACGACTAACAAGATCAAAAGCTTCCATAGCTGCCACATGTGCAGCTATCTTTGTTCCACTCCCTGCATAAGAACTCTCTTCATTGAATGCAAAATACATTCCGTGTTCTTCATCTTGCACAGCATACTCTTTTATTGAAGCCATAAAAGCTTTCGCCTCAGCAAAGCGATCGAAGTGATGAAGAGCAATTGCCGCATGTGCTTTAATTAATAAATCAGAAGAGCTTAGTAACGTACCGACTTTATTTAAGAAATAAGTGCATGCAGCCTTATATTTATTAGGGACTTTTTCACCCGATAATGCAATAAGGTAAAGATATTCTAAAGCAGAGTTTGAAAGAACATACTTCTCAGAAGCAGAATCTTTTGACCTTAGTATTGAGTTATATTCAGTCAATGCCTCAGAGTGAAGAAAATCAAATGCTTCCCTCTGCATTCTTAACGCCTCTCCATCCAACGGTTTATTGGTTAAAAGAGTAAAACGAGCCAAAGTCTCAACAACAAATTGAGTAATATATCGACTAGCATTCATCCCTTTATACCAGCTCCAAGAGCCATTGTGTAGCTGAAGTTCTTTTAACTTAGCCAATGCTACAGTATTACTATTCTGTATATTATTCAAGTCGAAAAGAAGAGCAATACGTTGTTTTTGTTCTGCCTCATTTTTAGCTTCCAATAACCAAGGAGACTCTTCTAGCAAAATATTCTTCACTTCCTCATTTTTCTGCAAATTACTAAGAAAAGCATCCTTATCCCCTCCTTGCAGTTTCCAAGAATCAAAAACAGCTTTTATTTTAGGTTGAGCATTCATTATATACGAAGCCAAAGAGTTTGCGTAGTACGTACTTGCCCAAGAAATAGCATTCTCGTTAGTAGGCATAGTAAGCGATGGTAAAGCTTGAACAGCGTACCACGCCGGATTAGAAGTAAACTCAAAAGTCAAGCGCTTATCCGTGGCACTCTTACTTTGATAATTAAACAATGATTTTATTGAGAAGTTGTATGGCTTATCTCCTCGAACGGGCAATGCAACCGCCTCTGTTACAACTTCTTTATTACTCAAAACCGGCAGAATGTGTTGTTCCCCATCACTAAAGGAACCTCCATTAGCTATCATACGACAACCTAATACTTCATATTTATCAGGTACCACAAAAGAAAATTGAACCTTAGCAACCTTAGCTGTATCTACAAAAAACTTCTGTTTTTGAGTGGCTATCACTTTTTCTGTTATAGGATCAAATAAAATCAAGCTAACTTTACCGGATACTGCACTTTGGGTAAAATTCGTAATTGAAGCTGCAATACTGGCCTTATCTCCTACCCTTACAAAACGCGGTAAATTAGGAGTAAGCATAAACTCCTTACTAGCTACAACCTCTTTTTCCAACATAGCTGTAAGCATTCCTTTCGTATGTGCATATCCCCTAAAATTCCAAGTAGTTAAACTCTCAGGCATTGTGAAAACAAAAGAAATTTCGCCCTTATCATTCGAATGTAATTGAGGGTAGAAAAAGGCAGTTTCTGCAAAGTTTGTTCGCAAAGCTAATTCTTGAGGTAACAATCCATTTCCTGCCAAATCATTCTCTTCTGCACTCTTCTGCTCGGAACCTACTGTCATCATAAATACCTCTCCCAAACCATTCTCTTTCTTTAAAGTAGAGAAACCTCTCACTAATATTTCTGGTTTATCAACATCAAGACTTGGATTGACAAATGAGTCATAAGAAAAAGAAGGGACATCATACCACTTATTAATGAAATCCAAATGATAATAATTATCATTGAAATAGTGTTTTTGCCAATAAACAATAGGTAAGTGCCTTGAATAAGTAATTTTTAAAGATTGATTATTTTTTCGAATTTTATCAAGAGAAGCATCATACATCGTAGCTAACATCTCAGCTATGGCAGGCTTTCCATCTGGAGTTTTGAGTGTCAATTTCCATTCTTCTTTCTCCCCAGGCTGCAATCGATCGCGGAAGACCTCCCATTTTGTTTTCAGAACTTTATCTGGAATAGTCTTCGTTAAACTCACATCTTGCTGATATAGCCGTCCATTTTTCACAAAAGCGAAAATGATCTTCAAACCATCACCATATTCTGTTCTATAAGGTATTTCAAAGCGCTTTACTGAATCTGTTAAGTTAAGAATAGTACTACTTGGCATTCTTTTACTTCCACAGAAAACATCCATCATAACATAAACATCTTTCTCAGAGGTACCAAACATGAAGACAGCCGGATTCTTGTGATCAAAAGAGGTATTTGCCGCATAATACCATATTGAAGCATCAGTAGCTGGATGAGAATCCAAAAGAGAGAACAGCGTTATGTCTTGCTCAGAAGTAACTTCTTTTCCTTGATCATCACTGGCAGTCAAAATCAATTTATAAACACCGGATGGCAATCTTTTCCATGCCGATAAATCAGTTTTTTTATTAGAAACGAATGAGCCTGCAGAAACCGGAAGTTGAGCAATATTCAAACCTTTCCTATCTGTATAAGGATATAGTTTATACTCTCCCGCTATAGATAATAATTTATTATTTAGATTTCTAGCTTCAAAAATAGATTCAATAACATCATCTTTGCATATTTTCTCAGATAAATCTGTAGTAAGAATTAACGAATAATCTCCAACCGCAAAAGAAGTCGAAGCTTTTTGTGTCTCACCAACAGAATTGGTAACAAAAACATCAAGCGTATAAGTATATAGTTGCTCTTCGTCTTCTTCGTCCTCCTCTTTCTCCAATAAAAATGGTACAATGAAGGTGCCTTCTTTATTTATTTTTGTTTCGCCTGAGACCAAGGTTACTGATGGGCTTAAAATAATATTTTCCCAAAAGCCGAAAGAGCGAGTCACCACATATTTCACCATTCCTTCTTGTAAAGGCACCCCTGCATATGTTTGCGCTTTCCCTAGCACTTGCAACGAATCACCTAGCTGATAAGATTTATCTTGTGACTCAAAAGTAATACTAAACGTAGGACGTTTATATTCTTCTACCTGAATATTCAACCAACTATTTTCGGTTTTTATAGTATAAGTTCCATTAAGACAAGATAATGGTAAAACTATCTCTGTAGTGAAAGAACCAAAATCATTAGTATGCACTTTTTTCTCATGTATTTTCTCTCCACTAGCATTCGCAAGGATTACCGTGTAATCCTCCCCTGGAAGAACATTAGCCGTATCGGACGATAAATCATAAACGATACCCTTTACATAGACAGTTTGTCCAGGACGGTATATAGTTCGGTCCGTTAGAAGCTTTATCTCCTCCTGCGAAGATTGATGTGCATTATAAAAATAAGAATTACCATAAATAGAGCGCATAGGCATTGCTTTATCCCCCTTTGTCTCAATTTTAAAATATCGATACTTTTTCTGCCATGAAACTTCGACTCTACCTTCAGAATTCATATTAAAAGTATCCTTTTCTACTTTGACTCCTTTCTCATTCGCATATAATCGGAGGAGAGCATTAGCTATAGGATGCCCTGTCTTTGAGTCCAAAGCTATAAATTCAGATTTGCCAGAAGGCAATTTTCGAGACAGTATTTCAAATTTGCTAGCATACAATAATCGATCTTCAGTGATTCGAGCCTTAGCATCTGGAATCATTTTCAATAAATAAAGGCCTTCAGTAGGTGAAGTGAATTTAAGAGTAGTATCTCTTTTCACATAATCCGAAGCAAGAGAGAGTGCGAAATGTTGAGAATTTATCTTCTTGCAATATGTAGAATAAAAGTTTTTATCCTTATTTCTCTGTGCTAATTTAGGTGAATCAGTAGCCAAATTAACTTTATAAAGTTCTACAGTAAATCCCTTTAGATTAGAGTGAAAAATATTCATTTGTAATTCAGAACAAGGGTATACTATCTGAAACATATTAACATCTAATGTTGGTTGAAGTATTTGTGCTCTAAGATTCTTCAACGCATTAATTCTCTTATAACTGGGATATAAAGATATAGCTGTATCACAAAGTTTCAGAGCTAAAGCATTCAGTTGTTCGTTTTTTGCTTGTTCTGCTTTTAGAAGATAAAATTCCGCACAAAGTTCTCGCTTTTTAGCTATTTCAATTATGCTATCCAGCGAAACAATAAAAGAGTTTGATTCAAAAGCCACTTCCGTAACAGGAGACTGCAAAAAAGGGATGTCTCCTATACCTCGACGCCATTTCAGACTATCAAGTGAGGCTAATAAAACTGCATTTTCATTCTGTTTTTCTTTATAAGAATGAATCATATTCCTATATAGGATAGAAATCTGATTTTTAATATGAATATCATTGCCCAAAGAAGAAACAGAGCTTAGAGCAGAAATGCCTCTTACCACCAAAAGATGATACATATCATGGTGATAATAAATACTTCCATCAGCCTGCTCAATAAACGGAACATATACTTTTGAAGATGTATTCAACAAAAGTAAAGAATCGAGTAGAGCTTTCTGAGTTTCTTGCAAAACTTTATCGACCAATAAGTTTCCACTCCATTCACGAATATCCTTTAAAGAATCTCCATTATCAAGGTTACTCCGTTTACGGAGCTTCCAAGCATTATTAGCTGCATAGTTTGCATATATTTGAGCTAATAAAGAGTGTAGAATAGCTTTATCTACAGGTTTTTCAATTTCTTCAGACCATCGCTCCAAATTCCCTAAACAAGTATAAAAACTATCAGGAACATGCAATTGCTGATATTTCATTTTCCAAAGATAGGCTTTCAACATCTGAGGAGAGTTTTTCTCAGATACTGCCTTGGTAAAAATTCCGTCAGCTAGGCTAATTACTGTTTGTGGAAGATTATTCTTTTCAGCTTTCTCTATTTTAGACCAACGTTTATCATAAGATTGTGCATGAAGCAAAGTGCTAAGAGCAATTATAAAGATGAGTGGGATGAATTTTATTTTCATAAATCTAGCAGTTTTTAGTCCAACTTAATATCACAAAGAAAAGTATTTTAACCCAAATAAAATCTGTATTATACATAATATTTAAAAAAAACATATTAATTTTGAGGCACAAAATAAGAAGAAAGATTTTACAAACGATTGATTCATGAGAAAATTAAGTGTAAAAGAGGGATCTATCTCCCTTCTTTTATTACTAATTCCACTTTTGGACATTTCATGTGTAAATGACATATCAGACCATAAAACTGATGAAGGCAAAACTCCAATCAAACTATCCTCTAATATTGTAGATTTACAAACCAGAATATCAGAAAGCGCTTTTAGTAATAATGACAGTGTAGGGCTATTTGTTATAACTCAACCTAATAAATTAAATGGAAAACGATTTGTCGACAATATGCGCTTCACTTATTCCGAGCATTCTGACCTTCGTGCAGAAGAAGAAATATACTATCCTGAGAAAAATAAAAAATGCAATTTCATAAGTTACTATCCTTATAACCCTGCAGGAATCCCTGCAGAAAGTGATGAGATAGAGACGTCTGTCAAAGTTAATCAAAGTACAAAAAAGAATTTCTCTATATCTGATTTTACTGTAGCTGAGACTAATGGAATAACCCCTAGTAATGAGTATGTAAAACTACAATATAAACATATATTTTGCAAAATAAAGCTTATATTAAGCACCAATGGCAAAATAAGAATGGATAGTATCTTAACATCTAACCCTAGAATATTCATAAACAATGTTGCCACTCACGCCATATATAACTTCAGTTCCAACAGTATCACAAAAACTGATATAATTAAACATATTACACCTCACGGGAAATGGAGAATATCAGGGGATAGTCTGATTGGAAAAGAAATGTTGATGATACCTCAAGATATCAATAAGTCTGTCTATATTACTCTCAAGATTAATGAAAAAATTTATGAAACTCCTATAAAATGTGACTCCCCTCTGAAGTCAGGAGAGTCTCGTACAATAATAATTAACTATAATGATATAAACAATAGCATTAGCAGTAAAATAAACCCAACTGTTACAGCATGGACCGAAGGCGAAAAGACAACTTTAGTAGCAGGAGAGGTAACAAATGCTATATTCTTAAGCAGTTTAAACTTTCAAGAGTCAAATGTATACAAAGTCATGTGCAACAATATTGAAATTGCTGAAATATGTAAAGAATATCTTATATCAGACAACATCAATGCTCAAGCTATCGTGGAGTATCCAGTAACTAAAGGGAAAAGTGATTTAAGCAACGGAACCCTAATAAATATTTTGGGAGAAAGTGAAACTGATAAATTATGCGGTGGCAAAATATCTTGGAATACTACAGATGGAAGTTTAAAATATCTTCCGGGCAACTTATCCGAACCTTACGTTTTTTACATAAACTCTGAGGGTATTGTGTCTTTCAATAATGGTGCTAACTCTCCTCATATAAAATTAAAAGAAGACCTAATAATAGACAAAAGAAATTCAGAAGAAATCATATATCCGATCACTAAAATAGGAACGCAATATTGGATGGCAAAAAATCTAAAAACAAGTTATTATAATACTGGCAGAGCAATACACAGAAAAGAAGATCCGAACAATGAAGATGCAGGATATTGTAAACCATCTGACGAGTCAAGTTATTTTTTCTACAATGCCAAAGCTATAAGCAGTAATGAAATAGCTCCTATTGGATGGCGCATACCCTATTTAAATGATTGGCACAAGCTTGAGCAGTACATTCAGAATAATGCTTCAATACTTAAAAATGGAAATTATTGGAAAGAATCAGAAAATCCTATTACAAACTTAACTGGTCTCAACATTGTTGCGGTAGGCTTTTTTAATCCGCAATATATCTACAAAACAGAAGAGGTTGGGTATTGGTCAACAAAAAGTGAAGATAGATCAGCTATAGACAAAATAACAATCTTAAAATATTCAACAAACACAATATCAGAGATATCTGACAATTACAAAGGAGCTTATTCTGTCCGTTGTCTTAAGGAATAACTACTTTCGGATAGAAGAAAATTCATATCCAAAAGTAGTTAAACAATCTCTAGTTATCTTTAAGAGGAGTTTGTTCTAATGTAGCTACAAGAAAATCGTAGAACTTAGAAACAGAAGGAATATAAGCTCTTTCATCTGGTGAATGAGGAGAACGTAAAGTTGGACCAAAAGAAATCATATCCAAGCCAGGAACATTAGCACCAATAATGCCACACTCTAAGCCAGCATGAATAACTTTTACCGCCGGTTCAACACCAAACTGTTGTTTATACGATTCTTTCATTGCATGAAGGATAGGAGAATTAACATCTGGTTGCCAACCTGAATATCCGCCAGTCATTTCCACTTTCATTCCTGCCATTGAAAAACAAGATTCCAAACTTGTAGTTAGATATTCTTTCATACTATCAGAAGAACTACGAGCTAATATTTTTATATCAGCAACCCCTTTACTAATAGTTATAATTGCCAAGTTCGATGAAGTTTCTACAGTATCAGGTATTGATGGAATCATACGTGTCACACCGTTTTGGCAAGCAAAGATAGCATCAATCAGGTTATCTTGTATCTCTTCGGGTACAGCCCCTTCTGGTAAATCTACGCGCTCTGCTTTAAAGCTGATAGGTGTTTCAATAACAGAGAATTCTTCATTAAATAAATCCTCGCAATATTTCACCAAGCTAAGTAATTCTTCTTCATTCTCTGCAGGAATAGTAACAACAGCATGTGCCTCACGAGGGATAGCATTGCGCATATTACCACCTTCCCAACTTACTAAGCGAGCTTCATAAGTGGATACTGCTTCACGCACAAAACGAACCAACAATTTATTTGCATTTGCCCGTCCTTGATTAATTTCTAATCCAGAATGACCTCCACGTAAGCCTTTCAATGTCACTTTCAGTGCAATGTCTCCTTCTTCAGGAGCAACTTCTTTATATTGGAGAGAAGCAGTAACATCCATTCCACCAGCACAGCCAATATAGAGTTCACCTTCATCTTCCGAATCCAAATTAAGAAGAATTTCTCCATCTAAAGTTCCTTGTTTCAAACCAAAAGCACCATACATGCCTGTTTCCTCATCCTTTGTAATCAAAGCTTCAAGCGGACCATGTTTCAATGATTTATCTTCCAAAATGGCCATAATAGCAGCTACTCCTAAACCATCATCAGCTCCCAAAGTAGTACCTTTAGCTTTAACCCAATCTCCATCAATATACGTTTCAATCGGATCAGTCTCAAAATTATGTACCGTATCATTATTTTTTTGCGGAACCATGTCCATATGAGCCTGCAATATAACCCCTTTCCTATTTTCCATACCCGGAGTAGCGGGTTTGCGAATTATAACATTTCCCACTTCATCGGTAAAGGATTCCAATCCATGTTTTTTACCAAAATCAAGCAAGAAATCTGTCACAGGCTTCATAAATCCTGAAGGACGAGGAATTTGAGTAAGAGAATAAAAATTGGTCCACACATTTTGTGGATTTAATGATTGAATTGTTTTCATACGTTATGTTTTTTATTTATAAACGGTAAAGCCACCAAACCATACACGCCCAACAAAACTACTAAAAAGGTTTGAATACCATGCACCAGTAAAGCAAAAATTCCCGCATCAGTTTCATTTACTCCATAAAGTATCATCATAGAAATAACAGCAAAATGCCAAGGACCTGCTCCATTAGGAGTCGGAACAATAACAGCAAAACTACCTCCTACAAACAAGACTAATCCGGCTAACAAGCCTAAATTAGAGGAAAAGGGGAAACAATAAAAGGTAACATAAAACTGCATAAAATAACAAAACCAAATAAGTACAGTATAGAGAATAAATAAATATATATTATTCACTTTCTTTAATGACATAATTCCTTCCCAAACATTAAGGACAATACCACGCATTTTTTCAAAGAACGATAGCGTTTTCAGTAGATAATATAATAGAACACTTACGCCAATGACACAAAACAAAATAATATAAAATTCAGCAGAAGTAAAAAACTCACCTATAGAATGAACATTAGTTCCCGTTTTCTCAAAAAACCGATTAAAAACATTTATTTGAAGTAACAACGTTACAGAAGTAATAAGAACAACGCATAAAGAATCAATCAAACGTTCCGTAACGACAGTACCTAAAGATTTAGAGAAGGATACAC containing:
- a CDS encoding aminoacyl-histidine dipeptidase, which translates into the protein MKTIQSLNPQNVWTNFYSLTQIPRPSGFMKPVTDFLLDFGKKHGLESFTDEVGNVIIRKPATPGMENRKGVILQAHMDMVPQKNNDTVHNFETDPIETYIDGDWVKAKGTTLGADDGLGVAAIMAILEDKSLKHGPLEALITKDEETGMYGAFGLKQGTLDGEILLNLDSEDEGELYIGCAGGMDVTASLQYKEVAPEEGDIALKVTLKGLRGGHSGLEINQGRANANKLLVRFVREAVSTYEARLVSWEGGNMRNAIPREAHAVVTIPAENEEELLSLVKYCEDLFNEEFSVIETPISFKAERVDLPEGAVPEEIQDNLIDAIFACQNGVTRMIPSIPDTVETSSNLAIITISKGVADIKILARSSSDSMKEYLTTSLESCFSMAGMKVEMTGGYSGWQPDVNSPILHAMKESYKQQFGVEPAVKVIHAGLECGIIGANVPGLDMISFGPTLRSPHSPDERAYIPSVSKFYDFLVATLEQTPLKDN
- a CDS encoding lysylphosphatidylglycerol synthase transmembrane domain-containing protein, with translation MKKLIKKALKLLLPLVLGGVILFWVYRDFDFSKIGDVIFHELNWWWMLLSLVFGVFSHIFRGWRWKQTLAPLGAFPKTSNCVNAIFISYAANLLLPRVGEVSRCGILSKYDGVSFSKSLGTVVTERLIDSLCVVLITSVTLLLQINVFNRFFEKTGTNVHSIGEFFTSAEFYIILFCVIGVSVLLYYLLKTLSFFEKMRGIVLNVWEGIMSLKKVNNIYLFILYTVLIWFCYFMQFYVTFYCFPFSSNLGLLAGLVLFVGGSFAVIVPTPNGAGPWHFAVISMMILYGVNETDAGIFALLVHGIQTFLVVLLGVYGLVALPFINKKHNV
- a CDS encoding fimbrillin family protein produces the protein MRKLSVKEGSISLLLLLIPLLDISCVNDISDHKTDEGKTPIKLSSNIVDLQTRISESAFSNNDSVGLFVITQPNKLNGKRFVDNMRFTYSEHSDLRAEEEIYYPEKNKKCNFISYYPYNPAGIPAESDEIETSVKVNQSTKKNFSISDFTVAETNGITPSNEYVKLQYKHIFCKIKLILSTNGKIRMDSILTSNPRIFINNVATHAIYNFSSNSITKTDIIKHITPHGKWRISGDSLIGKEMLMIPQDINKSVYITLKINEKIYETPIKCDSPLKSGESRTIIINYNDINNSISSKINPTVTAWTEGEKTTLVAGEVTNAIFLSSLNFQESNVYKVMCNNIEIAEICKEYLISDNINAQAIVEYPVTKGKSDLSNGTLINILGESETDKLCGGKISWNTTDGSLKYLPGNLSEPYVFYINSEGIVSFNNGANSPHIKLKEDLIIDKRNSEEIIYPITKIGTQYWMAKNLKTSYYNTGRAIHRKEDPNNEDAGYCKPSDESSYFFYNAKAISSNEIAPIGWRIPYLNDWHKLEQYIQNNASILKNGNYWKESENPITNLTGLNIVAVGFFNPQYIYKTEEVGYWSTKSEDRSAIDKITILKYSTNTISEISDNYKGAYSVRCLKE
- a CDS encoding alpha-2-macroglobulin family protein, with the protein product MKIKFIPLIFIIALSTLLHAQSYDKRWSKIEKAEKNNLPQTVISLADGIFTKAVSEKNSPQMLKAYLWKMKYQQLHVPDSFYTCLGNLERWSEEIEKPVDKAILHSLLAQIYANYAANNAWKLRKRSNLDNGDSLKDIREWSGNLLVDKVLQETQKALLDSLLLLNTSSKVYVPFIEQADGSIYYHHDMYHLLVVRGISALSSVSSLGNDIHIKNQISILYRNMIHSYKEKQNENAVLLASLDSLKWRRGIGDIPFLQSPVTEVAFESNSFIVSLDSIIEIAKKRELCAEFYLLKAEQAKNEQLNALALKLCDTAISLYPSYKRINALKNLRAQILQPTLDVNMFQIVYPCSELQMNIFHSNLKGFTVELYKVNLATDSPKLAQRNKDKNFYSTYCKKINSQHFALSLASDYVKRDTTLKFTSPTEGLYLLKMIPDAKARITEDRLLYASKFEILSRKLPSGKSEFIALDSKTGHPIANALLRLYANEKGVKVEKDTFNMNSEGRVEVSWQKKYRYFKIETKGDKAMPMRSIYGNSYFYNAHQSSQEEIKLLTDRTIYRPGQTVYVKGIVYDLSSDTANVLPGEDYTVILANASGEKIHEKKVHTNDFGSFTTEIVLPLSCLNGTYTIKTENSWLNIQVEEYKRPTFSITFESQDKSYQLGDSLQVLGKAQTYAGVPLQEGMVKYVVTRSFGFWENIILSPSVTLVSGETKINKEGTFIVPFLLEKEEDEEDEEQLYTYTLDVFVTNSVGETQKASTSFAVGDYSLILTTDLSEKICKDDVIESIFEARNLNNKLLSIAGEYKLYPYTDRKGLNIAQLPVSAGSFVSNKKTDLSAWKRLPSGVYKLILTASDDQGKEVTSEQDITLFSLLDSHPATDASIWYYAANTSFDHKNPAVFMFGTSEKDVYVMMDVFCGSKRMPSSTILNLTDSVKRFEIPYRTEYGDGLKIIFAFVKNGRLYQQDVSLTKTIPDKVLKTKWEVFRDRLQPGEKEEWKLTLKTPDGKPAIAEMLATMYDASLDKIRKNNQSLKITYSRHLPIVYWQKHYFNDNYYHLDFINKWYDVPSFSYDSFVNPSLDVDKPEILVRGFSTLKKENGLGEVFMMTVGSEQKSAEENDLAGNGLLPQELALRTNFAETAFFYPQLHSNDKGEISFVFTMPESLTTWNFRGYAHTKGMLTAMLEKEVVASKEFMLTPNLPRFVRVGDKASIAASITNFTQSAVSGKVSLILFDPITEKVIATQKQKFFVDTAKVAKVQFSFVVPDKYEVLGCRMIANGGSFSDGEQHILPVLSNKEVVTEAVALPVRGDKPYNFSIKSLFNYQSKSATDKRLTFEFTSNPAWYAVQALPSLTMPTNENAISWASTYYANSLASYIMNAQPKIKAVFDSWKLQGGDKDAFLSNLQKNEEVKNILLEESPWLLEAKNEAEQKQRIALLFDLNNIQNSNTVALAKLKELQLHNGSWSWYKGMNASRYITQFVVETLARFTLLTNKPLDGEALRMQREAFDFLHSEALTEYNSILRSKDSASEKYVLSNSALEYLYLIALSGEKVPNKYKAACTYFLNKVGTLLSSSDLLIKAHAAIALHHFDRFAEAKAFMASIKEYAVQDEEHGMYFAFNEESSYAGSGTKIAAHVAAMEAFDLVSRDTLSVEKMKLWLLKQKQTQQWNSPIATVNAVYALLYRSSDLLSNDAGATIYFGDRMIASPSEDQGVGYVKKVITDASLIEKLPDIKITNLGKGIAWGSVYAQYREDLDKVREHGKELLVEKQLYLKQVINHQAQLHLLSPREALSVGDKVVVRLTIRLDRAMNFVQLKDQRPSCFEPLNSISKYHWSSGLGYYTSIKDASTNFFFDSLKKGVYVLECEYIVDRAGVYESGLATIQSAYAPEYVSHSLSTKIEVKN